A DNA window from Halorubrum sp. DM2 contains the following coding sequences:
- a CDS encoding DNA topoisomerase — protein MSRGPELIITEKDNAARRIADILSGESATAERMNDVNVYEWGGKRCIGLSGHVVGVDFPAEYNDWRDVEPVELIDAPVTKTPTQEGIVAALRRLARNASRVVIATDYDREGELIGKEAYELVREVNEDVPVDRVRFSSITENEVQEAFANPDGLDFELAAAGEARQTIDLTWGAALTRFLSLSARQLGDDFISVGRVQGPTLKLIVDREREIQVFDPESYWELTGELAKAGGDPFEARYFYLNDEGNERERVWDGAVAETLTEALDAAEGATVDDVTRRTQTDDPPTPFNTTAFIRAAGSLGYSAQRAMSLAEDLYTAGYVTYPRTDNTVYPKDLEPAELIADLAESSTFGTDAGRLLDDDRDIEPTEGDEETTDHPPIHPTGELPAGDDLSDDEWEVYELIVRRFLATCADPATWERLRVVALANGDATPIAERADGLAALRDPDDASGPADLVADGGLRLKANGKRLLEAGYHEVYPYRSSDERIVPDVEVGETLSLSDRVTEGKETQPPRRYGQSRLIEEMEKRQLGTKATRHRTIEKLYDRNYVESDPPRPTRLAEAVVEAAEEFADRIVSEEMTAQLEQDMAAIAGGEKEYEDVTAASRELLSSVFDDLTESREAVGNHLQDSLKADKTLGPCPECGSDLLVRKSRQGSYFVGCDGYPDCEYTLPLPSTGKPLILDETCEDHDLRHVKMLAGRKTFVHGCPQCKADEADEQEDEVIGVCPDCGAEHGGELAIKRLRSGSRLVGCTRYPDCDYSLPLPRRGEIEITTETCEEHDLPHLRVHSGDDPWELGCPICNYREFTARQEGSELQAVEGIGEKTAEKLKDAGVDGVDELKSADPDDLAADVDGVGADTVRDWQVKAD, from the coding sequence ATGAGTCGCGGCCCCGAGCTGATAATCACGGAGAAGGACAACGCCGCGCGGCGCATCGCCGACATCCTGAGCGGCGAGTCCGCGACAGCGGAACGGATGAACGACGTCAACGTCTACGAGTGGGGCGGAAAGCGATGTATCGGCCTCTCCGGCCACGTCGTCGGCGTCGACTTCCCCGCCGAGTACAACGACTGGCGCGACGTCGAGCCGGTCGAGCTTATCGACGCGCCCGTCACGAAGACGCCCACGCAGGAGGGGATCGTCGCCGCGCTCCGGCGGCTCGCCCGCAACGCCTCCCGCGTCGTCATCGCGACCGACTATGACCGGGAGGGCGAACTCATCGGCAAGGAGGCGTACGAGCTGGTGCGCGAGGTCAACGAGGACGTCCCCGTCGACCGCGTGCGCTTCTCCTCGATCACCGAAAACGAGGTGCAGGAGGCGTTCGCGAACCCCGACGGCCTCGACTTCGAGCTGGCGGCCGCCGGCGAGGCCCGCCAGACCATCGACCTCACGTGGGGGGCCGCCCTCACCCGCTTCCTCTCCCTCTCGGCCCGCCAGCTCGGCGACGACTTCATCTCCGTCGGCCGGGTCCAAGGCCCGACGCTCAAGCTGATCGTCGACCGCGAGCGCGAGATACAGGTGTTCGATCCGGAGTCCTACTGGGAGCTGACGGGCGAGCTGGCGAAGGCCGGCGGCGACCCCTTCGAGGCGCGCTACTTCTACCTGAACGACGAGGGCAACGAGCGCGAGCGCGTCTGGGACGGGGCCGTCGCCGAGACGCTCACCGAGGCGCTCGACGCGGCCGAGGGGGCGACCGTCGACGACGTCACCCGCCGGACGCAGACCGACGACCCGCCGACGCCGTTCAACACCACCGCGTTCATCCGCGCGGCGGGGTCGCTCGGTTACTCCGCGCAGCGCGCCATGTCGCTCGCGGAGGACCTGTACACCGCGGGCTACGTCACCTACCCCCGGACCGACAACACGGTGTACCCCAAGGACTTGGAGCCGGCGGAGCTGATCGCCGACCTCGCCGAGTCGTCGACGTTCGGTACCGACGCCGGGAGGCTGCTCGACGACGACCGCGACATCGAGCCGACCGAGGGCGACGAGGAGACGACCGACCACCCGCCGATCCATCCGACCGGGGAGCTGCCCGCCGGCGACGATCTCTCCGACGACGAGTGGGAGGTGTACGAGCTGATCGTCCGCCGCTTCCTCGCCACCTGCGCCGACCCCGCCACGTGGGAGCGCCTGCGCGTGGTCGCGCTCGCGAACGGCGACGCGACCCCCATCGCCGAGCGCGCGGACGGGCTCGCCGCGCTGCGGGACCCGGACGACGCGAGCGGCCCGGCCGACCTCGTCGCCGACGGCGGGCTACGGCTGAAGGCGAACGGGAAGCGGCTGCTGGAGGCCGGCTACCACGAGGTGTACCCGTACCGCTCCAGCGACGAGCGGATCGTCCCGGACGTCGAGGTCGGCGAGACGCTGTCGCTGTCGGACCGCGTCACCGAGGGCAAAGAGACCCAGCCGCCCCGCCGCTACGGTCAGTCCCGGCTCATCGAGGAGATGGAAAAGCGGCAGCTGGGGACGAAGGCGACCCGCCACCGCACGATAGAGAAGCTGTACGACCGAAACTACGTGGAGAGCGATCCGCCGCGACCGACGCGGCTCGCTGAGGCGGTCGTCGAGGCCGCCGAGGAGTTCGCCGACCGGATCGTGAGCGAGGAGATGACCGCCCAGCTCGAACAGGACATGGCGGCCATCGCGGGCGGCGAGAAGGAGTACGAGGACGTGACGGCGGCCTCCCGGGAGCTGCTTTCGAGCGTGTTCGACGACCTCACCGAGTCGCGCGAAGCGGTCGGCAACCACCTACAGGACTCGCTGAAGGCGGACAAGACGCTCGGTCCCTGCCCGGAGTGCGGCTCTGACCTCCTCGTCCGGAAGTCGCGACAGGGGTCGTACTTCGTCGGCTGCGACGGCTACCCCGACTGCGAGTACACTCTGCCGCTCCCCTCGACCGGGAAGCCGCTCATCCTCGACGAGACCTGCGAGGACCACGACCTCCGGCACGTGAAGATGCTCGCCGGCCGAAAGACGTTCGTCCACGGCTGCCCGCAGTGTAAGGCGGACGAGGCGGACGAACAGGAGGACGAGGTGATCGGCGTCTGCCCGGACTGCGGAGCGGAACACGGCGGCGAGCTGGCGATCAAGCGGCTCCGCTCCGGCTCCCGGCTCGTCGGCTGTACGCGTTACCCCGACTGCGACTACTCGCTGCCGCTCCCGCGGCGCGGCGAGATCGAGATCACAACGGAGACCTGCGAGGAACACGACCTCCCGCACCTCCGGGTCCACTCCGGCGACGATCCGTGGGAACTGGGCTGTCCGATCTGTAACTACCGCGAGTTCACCGCCCGTCAGGAGGGGTCGGAGCTTCAGGCGGTCGAGGGTATCGGCGAGAAGACCGCCGAAAAGCTGAAAGACGCCGGCGTCGACGGCGTCGACGAACTCAAGTCGGCGGATCCGGACGACTTGGCGGCCGACGTCGACGGCGTGGGCGCGGACACCGTCCGCGACTGGCAGGTGAAGGCGGACTGA
- a CDS encoding Rid family detoxifying hydrolase: protein MKQTIHTDDAPAAVGAYSQATTDGDLVFTAGQIPLTPDGDLLDDASIAVQTERALDNLLAVLDEAGAGPEDVLKTTVFLTDIDDFDEMNETYAGYFDESPPARSAVQAGALPKGVGVEIEAVAVVE from the coding sequence ATGAAACAGACGATCCACACGGACGACGCGCCGGCAGCGGTGGGCGCGTACAGTCAGGCGACGACCGACGGCGACCTCGTGTTCACGGCCGGGCAGATCCCGCTGACGCCCGACGGCGACCTGCTCGACGACGCGTCGATCGCGGTCCAGACGGAGCGCGCGCTCGACAACCTCCTCGCGGTGCTCGACGAGGCCGGTGCCGGCCCCGAGGACGTGCTCAAGACGACGGTGTTCCTCACCGACATCGACGACTTCGACGAGATGAACGAGACGTACGCCGGCTACTTCGACGAGTCCCCGCCGGCGCGCTCGGCGGTTCAGGCGGGCGCGCTGCCGAAGGGCGTCGGCGTCGAGATCGAGGCCGTCGCGGTCGTCGAGTAG
- a CDS encoding zinc ribbon domain-containing protein, producing MTGDQLLPLAAVLAGVAAVNLAVMWLLVRRNRDPAELFGSAVTRSSDADRDGGATGSGSTPATPSGGAPGPTDEPNDPRDPPPLDADGETVVCRHCGAENRAGYQYCRWCVRSGFVDEDAEVTPGTAMTDRSL from the coding sequence ATGACGGGAGATCAGCTCCTGCCACTCGCCGCGGTCCTCGCCGGCGTGGCGGCGGTTAACCTCGCGGTGATGTGGCTGCTCGTCCGCCGGAACCGCGACCCCGCGGAGCTGTTCGGCTCGGCGGTGACGCGGTCGTCCGACGCGGACCGCGACGGGGGAGCGACCGGTTCCGGATCGACGCCCGCGACCCCGTCGGGCGGCGCTCCCGGTCCGACGGACGAGCCGAACGATCCGCGTGACCCGCCGCCGCTCGACGCCGACGGCGAGACGGTCGTCTGCCGACACTGCGGGGCCGAGAACCGCGCCGGCTACCAGTACTGCCGGTGGTGCGTGCGCTCGGGGTTCGTCGACGAGGACGCCGAGGTCACCCCGGGGACCGCGATGACCGACCGGTCGCTGTGA
- the moeB gene encoding molybdopterin-synthase adenylyltransferase MoeB produces the protein MSLSLDATQLDRYSRHVILDDVGPEGQKRLLDGRVLVVGAGGLGSPAIQYLAAAGVGTIGIVDDDVVERSNLQRQVIHGDDDVGRTKVDSAADFVAELNPDVDVERHETRLDAGNARELIADHDVVVDCSDNFATRYVVNDAARIEGVPVSHGAIYKFEGQVTTLSPDGPCYRCLFPEPPEPGTVPDCASTGVLGVLPGTVGCLQATEAVKLLIGVGDPLVGRMLFYDAMDLSFETVPYARNPDCPVCGDDGIDALDGIDYAAGCRVDVA, from the coding sequence ATGAGCCTCTCTCTCGACGCGACCCAACTCGACCGCTACTCCAGACACGTCATCTTGGACGATGTCGGTCCCGAGGGCCAGAAGCGGCTGCTCGACGGGCGCGTCCTCGTCGTGGGAGCGGGCGGACTCGGCTCGCCCGCGATCCAGTACCTCGCGGCCGCCGGCGTCGGCACCATCGGAATCGTCGACGACGACGTCGTCGAGCGCTCCAACCTCCAGCGGCAGGTCATTCACGGCGACGACGACGTGGGGCGCACGAAGGTCGACTCCGCCGCCGACTTCGTCGCCGAACTCAATCCCGACGTCGACGTCGAGCGCCACGAGACCCGGCTCGACGCGGGCAACGCCCGGGAACTGATCGCCGACCACGACGTGGTCGTCGACTGCTCGGACAACTTCGCCACCCGGTACGTGGTGAACGACGCCGCGCGGATCGAGGGCGTCCCCGTCTCCCACGGTGCCATCTACAAGTTCGAGGGGCAGGTGACGACGCTCTCGCCCGACGGTCCCTGTTACCGCTGTCTGTTCCCGGAGCCGCCGGAGCCGGGGACGGTACCGGACTGCGCCAGCACCGGCGTCCTCGGCGTCCTCCCGGGGACCGTCGGCTGCCTTCAGGCGACGGAGGCGGTGAAACTGCTCATCGGGGTGGGTGACCCGCTCGTCGGTCGCATGCTGTTTTACGACGCGATGGACCTCTCGTTCGAGACCGTGCCGTACGCGCGCAACCCGGACTGTCCGGTGTGCGGCGACGACGGCATCGACGCGCTCGACGGGATCGATTACGCGGCCGGCTGTCGGGTCGACGTCGCCTGA
- a CDS encoding 50S ribosomal protein L15e, giving the protein MARSFYSHIKEAWRSPKEGKLAELQWQRKQEWRDQGAIERIERPTRLDKARELGYKAKQGVIVARVSVRKGGSRKQRFKAGRRSKRQGVNRVSRRKSIQRIAEERASRKYRNLRVLNSYWVGEDGSQKWHEVILVDPAHPAIENDEELNWICSDDHKGRAYRGLTSAGDKGRGQRKRGKGTEKTRPSVTSNDRQGK; this is encoded by the coding sequence ATGGCACGAAGTTTCTACTCGCACATCAAGGAGGCGTGGCGGTCCCCCAAAGAGGGGAAACTGGCGGAACTGCAGTGGCAGCGAAAACAGGAGTGGCGCGACCAGGGCGCTATCGAGCGCATCGAGCGCCCGACCCGGCTGGACAAGGCCCGCGAACTGGGCTACAAGGCCAAGCAGGGCGTCATCGTCGCCCGCGTGAGCGTCCGCAAGGGCGGCTCGCGCAAGCAGCGCTTCAAGGCGGGTCGCCGCTCGAAGCGGCAGGGCGTCAACCGCGTCTCGCGCCGCAAGTCGATCCAGCGCATCGCCGAGGAGCGCGCCTCGCGGAAGTACCGCAACCTCCGCGTGCTCAACTCCTACTGGGTCGGTGAGGACGGCTCCCAGAAGTGGCACGAGGTCATCCTCGTGGACCCCGCCCACCCCGCGATCGAGAACGACGAGGAGCTGAACTGGATCTGCTCGGACGACCACAAGGGCCGCGCGTACCGCGGCCTCACCTCCGCCGGCGACAAGGGCCGCGGCCAGCGCAAGCGCGGCAAGGGCACCGAGAAGACGCGCCCGAGCGTCACCTCGAACGACCGGCAAGGCAAGTAA
- a CDS encoding nicotinate-nucleotide--dimethylbenzimidazole phosphoribosyltransferase has translation MGDVRLVVVAGTTATAAIDGISAAGADPDLRVHTPSADLEIVETGRPAPDSPVPVSLTGCPTPAVVTRAVRELLGPDSLPVTAVDAGLGAPTAAAVRDVGAAPGGDVRDPEPVPAAATVFERARALAPELAAPGDSGGYPGVESDGERAKDAGAAAELLVAETIPGGTTTALGVLTALGERAAVSSSLPANPIERKRRVVAEALDASGLDPGDAAGDPIEAVRLVGDPVLAAVAGLIVGCADADVDVTLAGGTQLAAAAAIARHAGVDRPLPLATTSLVADDPTADLPALADDLDVRLAAADPGFAESDHPAMTAYARGEAKEGVGMGGALALAERAGVDDAAVRERIAAVTDCLLAERPDDGESATDGVPSNGGDAP, from the coding sequence GTGGGAGACGTGAGACTGGTTGTCGTCGCGGGGACGACCGCAACGGCCGCGATCGACGGGATCAGCGCCGCGGGCGCGGATCCCGACCTACGGGTCCACACGCCGAGCGCCGACCTCGAGATCGTCGAGACGGGGCGGCCCGCGCCGGACTCGCCCGTGCCGGTGAGTCTGACCGGCTGCCCGACGCCCGCGGTCGTCACCCGAGCGGTCCGCGAGCTGCTGGGGCCCGACTCGCTTCCGGTCACGGCCGTCGACGCCGGACTCGGCGCGCCGACCGCGGCCGCCGTCCGCGACGTGGGCGCGGCCCCGGGCGGCGACGTCCGCGACCCGGAGCCGGTCCCGGCGGCGGCGACCGTCTTCGAGCGGGCCCGTGCGCTCGCGCCGGAACTCGCCGCGCCCGGCGATAGCGGCGGCTATCCCGGCGTCGAGAGCGACGGCGAGAGAGCGAAGGACGCCGGAGCGGCCGCCGAACTGCTCGTCGCCGAGACGATTCCCGGCGGGACGACGACCGCGTTGGGCGTTCTGACCGCGCTCGGCGAGCGGGCCGCGGTCTCCTCGTCCCTGCCGGCGAACCCGATCGAGCGCAAGCGGCGCGTCGTCGCCGAGGCGCTGGACGCGAGCGGTCTCGACCCGGGCGACGCCGCTGGCGATCCGATCGAGGCGGTCCGGCTCGTCGGCGACCCCGTCCTCGCCGCGGTCGCCGGCCTGATCGTCGGCTGCGCGGACGCCGACGTCGACGTGACGCTCGCGGGCGGCACCCAGCTCGCGGCCGCGGCGGCGATCGCCCGACACGCCGGCGTCGACCGGCCGCTCCCGCTCGCGACCACGTCGCTTGTCGCGGACGATCCCACCGCCGACCTCCCGGCGCTCGCCGACGACCTCGACGTACGGCTGGCGGCGGCCGACCCGGGGTTCGCGGAGAGCGACCACCCGGCGATGACGGCGTACGCCCGCGGCGAGGCGAAGGAGGGCGTCGGCATGGGCGGGGCGCTCGCCCTCGCGGAACGCGCGGGCGTCGACGACGCCGCCGTCCGTGAGCGGATCGCCGCCGTGACCGACTGCCTGCTCGCCGAGCGCCCGGACGACGGCGAGAGCGCGACCGACGGGGTTCCCTCGAACGGAGGCGACGCGCCGTGA
- a CDS encoding cobyrinic acid a,c-diamide synthase, whose protein sequence is MKGVVLGGTASGVGKTVATLATLRAFEAAGRTVQPAKAGPDFIDPSHHARVADRPSRTLDPWLQGVDGLRRNYARGDGDVCVVEGMMGVYDGSAASTAGVAAALDLPVVLVVDASAGMESVAATALGFRAYADRTEHDLNVAGVIAQRAHGGRHESGIREALPEELTYCGRIPPIEDLEIPDRHLGLHGGDEAPLPDDALDDAAETLRTDRLLDVAREPTPPATPPGEARGAAAAGEGPRIVVADDAAFRFVYPATRERLRERATVVPFAPAAGDDLPDCDGVYLPGGYPELHAEALAAGPALGSVADAAAEGTPVLGECGGLMALAETLTTVDGDTHEMAGVLPATVERRDRYQALDHVELRARRETLTAGTGDRLRGHEFHYSAADVAGDARFAFDVVRGTGIDGDRDGLTEHRTLGTYCHVHPESGAFDAFLDRL, encoded by the coding sequence GTGAAGGGGGTCGTCCTCGGCGGCACGGCCTCCGGCGTCGGCAAGACGGTCGCGACGCTCGCGACGCTGCGCGCGTTCGAGGCCGCGGGGCGGACGGTCCAACCCGCGAAGGCCGGCCCGGACTTCATCGACCCGAGCCACCACGCCCGCGTCGCGGACCGCCCCTCCCGGACGCTCGACCCGTGGCTTCAGGGGGTCGACGGGCTCCGGCGCAACTACGCCCGCGGCGACGGCGATGTCTGCGTGGTCGAGGGGATGATGGGGGTGTACGACGGCAGCGCCGCCAGCACGGCCGGCGTCGCCGCCGCGCTCGACCTCCCGGTCGTCCTCGTCGTCGACGCGAGCGCGGGGATGGAGAGCGTCGCGGCGACCGCGCTCGGCTTCCGCGCCTACGCCGACCGGACCGAACACGACCTCAACGTCGCGGGCGTGATCGCCCAGCGCGCGCACGGCGGCCGCCACGAGTCGGGGATCCGCGAGGCGCTCCCCGAGGAGCTGACGTACTGCGGTCGAATCCCGCCGATCGAGGACCTGGAGATTCCGGACAGACACCTCGGGCTCCACGGCGGCGACGAAGCGCCGCTCCCGGACGACGCGCTCGACGACGCCGCCGAGACGCTCCGGACCGACCGACTGCTCGATGTCGCCCGCGAGCCGACTCCGCCGGCGACGCCGCCCGGCGAGGCCCGCGGTGCGGCGGCCGCCGGCGAGGGACCCCGAATCGTGGTCGCCGACGACGCCGCCTTCCGGTTCGTCTACCCGGCAACCCGCGAGCGGCTCCGCGAGCGCGCGACCGTGGTCCCCTTCGCGCCCGCCGCCGGGGACGACCTCCCCGACTGCGACGGCGTTTACCTCCCCGGCGGCTACCCGGAACTCCACGCCGAGGCGCTCGCGGCGGGGCCGGCGCTCGGGTCGGTCGCCGACGCCGCGGCCGAGGGCACGCCGGTCCTCGGCGAGTGCGGCGGGCTGATGGCGCTCGCGGAGACGCTGACGACGGTCGACGGCGACACACACGAGATGGCGGGCGTCCTCCCGGCGACCGTCGAGCGCCGCGACCGGTATCAGGCGCTCGACCACGTCGAACTCCGCGCCCGCCGGGAGACGCTCACGGCGGGGACCGGCGACCGGCTCCGCGGCCACGAGTTCCACTACTCCGCGGCCGACGTCGCCGGCGACGCCCGGTTCGCCTTCGACGTGGTTCGCGGGACGGGGATCGACGGCGACCGCGACGGGCTGACCGAACACCGCACCCTCGGAACGTACTGTCACGTCCACCCGGAGAGCGGGGCGTTCGACGCGTTCCTCGACCGATTATGA
- a CDS encoding CobD/CbiB family cobalamin biosynthesis protein, whose translation MIPTAIAATATNPPAVAAVPPVTAAAAAAATAAALALCVAVALDAAVGEPPRRVHPVALFGNVVTPVDRDWRHSDAVGIAVAVALPLAAAVAVGGTVALAAGVGPRPGGVPLVGVAAAGVALWVTVSRRMLVAVASETVALTETDPEAARERVVALVGRDPDALSPADLRSAAVESAAENLADGVVAPLCWFVAGATVGVAAAGIASLPAAALALGGGSAAAAWAKAVNTLDSMLGYRSKPVGRASARLDDAVMYLPARASAVCLAVAARSPGSLRRARRLAREPASPNSGWPMATAAVALGVRLEKPGAYVLDGGPEPPTPATARAGVRLVGTAGGVAAAVGVGWLLALAGVTAWP comes from the coding sequence ATGATCCCGACCGCGATCGCGGCGACCGCGACGAATCCACCGGCCGTCGCCGCCGTCCCCCCCGTCACCGCGGCCGCCGCGGCCGCCGCGACCGCCGCCGCCCTCGCGCTCTGTGTCGCCGTCGCGCTTGACGCCGCGGTCGGCGAACCACCCCGACGAGTTCATCCGGTGGCGCTGTTCGGGAACGTAGTCACCCCTGTCGACCGCGACTGGCGACACTCGGACGCGGTCGGGATCGCCGTCGCCGTCGCGCTCCCGCTGGCGGCCGCGGTCGCGGTCGGCGGAACCGTCGCGCTCGCGGCGGGCGTCGGTCCGAGGCCCGGCGGCGTCCCGCTGGTCGGCGTCGCGGCCGCGGGCGTCGCGCTGTGGGTGACCGTCAGCCGCCGGATGCTCGTCGCGGTGGCGAGCGAGACCGTCGCGCTGACCGAGACGGACCCCGAGGCGGCCCGCGAGCGCGTCGTCGCCCTGGTCGGCCGCGACCCGGACGCCCTCTCCCCAGCGGACCTCCGGAGCGCCGCGGTCGAGAGCGCGGCCGAGAACCTCGCCGACGGCGTCGTCGCCCCGCTCTGCTGGTTCGTCGCGGGCGCGACGGTCGGCGTCGCGGCGGCGGGCATCGCTTCCCTTCCGGCCGCGGCGCTCGCGCTCGGCGGCGGGTCGGCCGCGGCCGCCTGGGCGAAGGCAGTGAACACCCTCGACTCCATGCTCGGCTACCGGTCGAAGCCGGTCGGGCGGGCGAGCGCACGCCTCGACGACGCCGTCATGTACCTGCCGGCGCGCGCGAGCGCCGTCTGTCTCGCCGTCGCGGCGCGGTCGCCCGGGTCACTCCGGCGCGCGAGACGCCTCGCGCGCGAGCCGGCGTCGCCGAATTCGGGGTGGCCGATGGCGACCGCGGCGGTCGCGCTCGGCGTCCGCTTGGAGAAGCCGGGCGCGTACGTCCTCGACGGCGGTCCCGAGCCGCCGACGCCCGCGACCGCCCGCGCCGGAGTTCGGCTCGTCGGAACCGCCGGCGGAGTCGCGGCCGCGGTCGGGGTCGGCTGGCTGCTCGCGCTGGCGGGGGTGACGGCGTGGCCCTGA
- a CDS encoding adenosylcobinamide-GDP ribazoletransferase: MTDAVAAFRGALGFCSRIPVGSDAADWDAFRRRPAALPAVGYALGPLVALPVVAAAAVPVRVPAATVAVAFPAWLYLVTGITHLDGVADLGDAAVVHGDADRRREVLKDSSLGVGGALAVALVVVGLGAAGAAVAEAVVADAARPAAVGEATHFSAVGAAALVVAAEVSARGATAALVCLGDAAHEGLGSALTGESGARSLAGVALAVAPVVPLAGAVGGPRGVRATAAVLVAAVVVGLVAFAWARARLGGVSGDVLGATTELGRVTALHAGVIAWTLS; the protein is encoded by the coding sequence CTGACGGACGCGGTCGCCGCGTTCCGCGGTGCCCTCGGGTTCTGCTCGCGGATCCCGGTCGGGAGCGACGCGGCCGACTGGGACGCGTTCCGGCGGCGACCTGCGGCCCTGCCGGCGGTCGGTTACGCGCTCGGGCCCCTCGTCGCGCTCCCGGTCGTCGCGGCGGCGGCGGTCCCCGTCCGCGTGCCGGCGGCCACGGTCGCGGTCGCGTTCCCCGCGTGGCTCTACCTCGTCACCGGGATCACCCACCTCGACGGCGTCGCGGATCTGGGGGACGCCGCGGTCGTCCACGGCGACGCCGACCGCCGGCGCGAGGTGCTGAAGGACTCGTCGCTCGGCGTCGGCGGCGCGCTCGCCGTCGCGCTCGTCGTCGTCGGTCTCGGGGCCGCGGGGGCGGCCGTCGCGGAGGCGGTCGTCGCGGACGCGGCTCGCCCCGCGGCCGTCGGGGAAGCGACCCACTTCTCGGCCGTCGGCGCGGCCGCCCTCGTCGTCGCCGCGGAGGTGAGCGCGAGGGGCGCGACGGCGGCGCTGGTCTGTCTCGGCGACGCGGCACACGAGGGGCTCGGCTCCGCGCTGACCGGCGAGTCCGGCGCGCGTTCCCTCGCGGGCGTCGCGCTCGCGGTCGCCCCCGTGGTGCCGCTGGCCGGAGCGGTCGGCGGCCCCCGGGGCGTCCGGGCGACCGCCGCCGTCCTCGTCGCCGCGGTCGTCGTCGGCCTCGTCGCATTCGCGTGGGCGCGCGCTCGGCTCGGTGGCGTCTCCGGCGACGTCCTCGGCGCGACGACGGAGCTGGGGCGGGTGACCGCGCTCCACGCGGGGGTGATCGCGTGGACGCTCTCGTGA
- a CDS encoding NTP transferase domain-containing protein translates to MCGGRGTRLGGDGEKPLATVAGRSMVDRTLDALAASRVETAYAAVSPHTPRTRERLVARRDDEGPEPEAGEAESLELVVVDTPGEGYVADLRAALSEGPTAPTLTVAADLPLLDGPAVGAVLDARAAADADALSVRVPAARKRELGASADAATRYGDAEGGEGDAGDADGGDATGGDSTDDRVPAGINVVGALDGAGDEVVRATRDARLAVNVNRPGDRRLAERILAGDPDAPALPSGGVDWLDRGDSGAASDGGEPS, encoded by the coding sequence ATGTGCGGCGGCCGCGGCACGCGGCTCGGCGGCGACGGCGAGAAGCCGCTGGCGACGGTCGCCGGCCGGTCGATGGTCGACCGCACGCTCGACGCCCTCGCCGCGAGCCGAGTCGAGACCGCGTACGCGGCCGTCTCCCCGCACACCCCGCGGACGCGCGAGCGGCTGGTCGCGCGGCGGGACGATGAGGGGCCGGAACCGGAGGCGGGGGAGGCAGAATCGCTCGAACTCGTCGTCGTCGACACGCCGGGCGAGGGGTACGTCGCGGACCTCCGGGCGGCGCTCTCGGAGGGACCGACCGCGCCGACGCTCACGGTCGCCGCCGACCTTCCGCTGCTCGACGGGCCGGCCGTCGGCGCGGTCCTCGACGCCCGCGCCGCGGCCGACGCCGACGCGCTGTCGGTCCGGGTGCCCGCGGCGCGCAAGCGGGAACTGGGCGCGAGCGCCGACGCCGCGACGCGGTACGGCGACGCGGAGGGCGGCGAGGGAGACGCCGGCGACGCGGACGGGGGCGACGCGACCGGCGGGGACTCGACCGACGACCGCGTTCCCGCCGGGATCAACGTCGTCGGGGCGCTCGACGGCGCGGGCGACGAGGTCGTCCGCGCGACCCGCGACGCGCGCCTCGCCGTCAATGTCAATCGCCCGGGAGACCGACGGCTCGCCGAGCGGATCCTCGCCGGCGACCCGGACGCCCCCGCCCTCCCGAGCGGCGGGGTCGACTGGCTCGACCGCGGCGACTCGGGAGCGGCCTCCGACGGGGGTGAGCCGTCGTGA